The sequence GAGTCGCCGTTGGGATACCACCCTTGTCGTACTGAGATTCTAACCCGCACCCCTGATCGGGGTGGGAGACAGTGTCAGGTGGGCAGTTTGACTGGGGCGGTCGCCTCCCAAAGCGTAACGGAGGCGCCCAAAGGTTCCCTCAGAATGGTTGGAAATCATTCGAAGAGTGTAAAGGCAGAAGGGAGCTTGACTGCGAGACCTACAAGTCGAGCAGGGACGAAAGTCGGGCTTAGTGATCCGGTGGTTCCGAATGGAAGGGCCATCGCTCAACGGATAAAAGCTACCCCGGGGATAACAGGCTTATCTCCCCCAAGAGTCCACATCGACGGGGAGGTTTGGCACCTCGATGTCGGCTCATCGCATCCTGGGGCTGTAGTCGGTCCCAAGGGTTGGGCTGTTCGCCCATTAAAGCGGTACGCGAGCTGGGTTCAGAACGTCGTGAGACAGTTCGGTCCCTATCCGTCGCGGGCGTAGGAAATTTGAGAGGAGCTGTCCTTAGTACGAGAGGACCGGGATGGACGCACCGCTGGTGTACCAGTTGTTCCGCCAGGAGCACAGCTGGGTAGCTATGTGCGGAAGGGATAAGCGCTGAAAGCATCTAAGCGTGAAGCCCCCCTCAAGATGAGATTTCCCATCGCGTCAAGCGAGTAAGATCCCTTGAAGATGACAAGGTAGATAGGTCCGAGGTGGAAGCGTGGCGACACGTGCAGCTGACGGATACTAATCGATCGAGGACTTAACTAAGCACACAAGAAAAGCGAAGGCGACTGTTCTGTTATCTAGTTTTGAAGGAATAAAAAAATGCTTGACAACAAAAAATATTCCGTTATAATAACATTTGTCTGAAGCATTATTGCTCGGTGACGATGGCGGAGAGGTCACACCCGTTCCCATCCCGAACACGGAAGTTAAGCTCTCCAGCGCCGATGGTAGTTGGCGGGACACCGCCTGCGAGAGTAGGACGTTGCCGGGCAAAACAATATGTTATTCCGCAGTAGCTCAGTGACGAGCGATGCTTCATCGATCAAGCTGCGAGTTGCCTCGACGCATTCATCATCATTGAGTATGCGAGTAGAGGAAGAGGCAGTAACATCCAATTGAAATAATGGTTAAGCAGTATGAATTACTTACGTTTTTATTCCGCAGTAGCTCAGTGGTAGAGCACTCGGCTGTTAACCGAGCGGTCGTAGGTTCGAATCCTACCTGCGGAGCCATTTACGGAGAGCTGTCCGAGTGGTCGAAGGAGCACGATTGGAAATCGTGTAGACGCGATGAGCGTCTCAAGGGTTCGAATCCCTTGCTCTCCGCCAGCCACTTTGGAAATAATATATGGCCCGTTGGTCAAGTGGTTAAGACACCGCCCTTTCACGGCGGTAACACGGGTTCGAATCCCGTACGGGTCATCTTTTATGGAGGATTAGCTCAGCTGGGAGAGCACTTGCCTTACAAGCAAGGGGTCGGCGGTTCGATCCCGTCATCCTCCACCATAGATAAAAAATTAGTTCTTTCTCATCATCGCGGGGTGGAGCAGCCAGGTAGCTCGTCGGGCTCATAACCCGAAGGTCGCAGGTTCAAATCCTGCCCCCGCAACCAAAATGGTCCCGTAGTGTAGTGGTTAACATGCCTGCCTGTCACGCAGGAGATCGCGGGTTCGAGTCCCGTCGGGGCCGCCATGTATGGCTCGGTAGCTCAGTCGGTAGAGCAAAGGACTGAAAATCCTTGTGTCGGCGGTTCGATTCCGTCCCGAGCCACCATTTTGAATCATGTCAGTTTCGTATGAATATATAGTGTGCCGGCTTAGCTCAATTGGTAGAGCAACTGACTTGTAATCAGTAGGTTGCGGGTTCAAGTCCTGCAGCCGGCACCAGATTGTTTTTGAGCCATTAGCTCAGTAGGTAGAGCATCTGACTTTTAATCAGAGGGTCGGAGGTTCGAGTCCTCCATGGCTCACCATGATGCGGGTGTGGCGGAATTGGCAGACGCACCAGACTTAGGATCTGGCGCCTCTGGCGTGGGGGTTCAAGTCCCTCCACCCGCATAATGCGGAAGTAGTTCAGTGGTAGAACACCACCTTGCCAAGGTGGGGGTCGCGGGTTCGAGTCCCGTCTTCCGCTCCAATATGCCATGCCGGGGTGGCGGAATTGGCAGACGCACAGGACTTAAAATCCTGCGGTAGGTGACTACCGTGCCGGTTCGAGTCCGGCTCTCGGCACTTCATATGCGCCCGTAGCTCAATTGGATAGAGCATCTGACTACGGATCAGAAGGTTAGGGGTTCGAATCCTCTCGGGCGCGCCATGTTTATATCATTATGAGGACGGGAAGTAGCTCAGCTTGGTAGAGCACATGGTTTGGGACCATGGGGTCGCAGGTTCGAATCCTGTCTTCCCGACCATTTTCAAGGGGTCTTAGCTCAGCTGGGAGAGCGCCTGCTTTGCACGCAGGAGGTCATCGGTTCGATCCCGATAGGCTCCACCATATATTTATAATGGCGGCGTAGCTCAGCTGGCTAGAGCGTACGGTTCATACCCGTAAGGTCGGGGGTTCGATTCCCTCCGCCGCTACTAGCTTAGGACCTTTAGCTCAGCTGGTTAGAGCAGACGGCTCATAACCGTCCGGTCGTAGGTTCGAGTCCTACAAGGTCCACCATGTTATATTATACGGAGGAGTACCCAAGTCTGGCTGAAGGGGTCGGTCTTGAAAACCGAGAGGCGTCGAAAGGCGCGCGGGGGTTCGAATCCCTCCTCCTCCGCCATATACAGTTTCATATCGCTTTATATTATGCCGGCTTAGCTCAATTGGTAGAGCAACTGACTTGTAATCAGTAGGTTGCGGGTTCAAGTCCTGCAGCCGGCATCATTGTGGCGGCTATGGCGAAGTGGTTAACGCACCAGATTGTGGCTCTGGCATTCGTGGGTTCGATTCCCACTAGTCGCCCCATAACATTTGCAAATTCAAATATGCGGGTGTAGTTTAGTGGTAAAACCTCAGCCTTCCAAGCTGATGTCGTGGGTTCGATTCCCATCACCCGCTTACATGGGCCTATAGCTCAGCTGGTTAGAGCGCACGCCTGATAAGCGTGAGGTCGGTGGTTCAAGTCCACTTAGGCCCATTATAATCTTTATTTTCGTTCCGCAGTAGCTCAGTGGTAGAGCACTCGGCTGTTAACCGAGCGGTCGTAGGTTCGAATCCTACCTGCGGAGCCATTTGGAGAAGTACCCAAGTGGCTGAAGGGGACGGTTTGCTAAACCGTTAGGTCGCGTTTTGCGGCGCGCGGGTTCAAATCCCGCCTTCTCCGCCATTGCCACATATGGCCCGTTGGTCAAGTGGTTAAGACACCGCCCTTTCACGGCGGTAACACGGGTTCGAATCCCGTACGGGTCACTAGAAAAAGGGACATCTCATAATTGATATGGGATGTCCTTTTTACATTTTGCTCAAATTTATTTTTTGTCTAAAAATTGTTTCCCGTATTCACCATGTGGGTGAATAGATGGATGTTCGACTTGAACTGTGACATGTGAGAGATTATATCGTTCTTTTAACATTTCATTAATGGCTAAAACGATGCGAAATGGTTCGATATGTTCGTTAATGAGAACGTGTGTAGTAAGGGAATAATGATCAGTCGAAATGGCCCAAATATGCAATTCATGCACATCTTCTACTCCTTCGATAGAAAGAATATCAGAACGAATGCGTTCGATATCAAATTGATGTGGAACAGCGTCCATCAGAATAAAGTACGACTCACGGACAATTTTTGCCCCACCTATAAAAATAATTGCCCCAATGACTATGCTGATCAGTGGATCGAAAATATATAGTTTTGTAAAGTAAATCAAAATTGCTGAAATGATGACACCAATGGAACTGAGCAAATCGCCAATGAAATGCCATAAAGCGCTTTTTACATTTAAATTTTCTTCTTCTTTCATGCTCCGGCTTAAAACGATTGTTAACACAAGATTAACGATAAATCCGATTGTTGCGATCGTTAACATGAAGGAAAATTGAATGGATTCGGGATGAATGAAACGACGGATTCCTTCGACAAAAATCCCCACCGCAATAACGACAAGTGCAAGCCCATTCAAAAATGAGGCGATAATTTCAAACCGTAAATAACCAAATGTAAATTTTTTATTTGGCGGACGAGAAGCTAAATAAAGAGCAATCATACTTAACCCTAATGCAATCACATCGGACGCCATGTGTGCTGAGTCTGACAATAAAGCAAGGGAATTTGATAAAATGCCCCCTATGACTTCCACAATCGTGAAAAAAGCGGTTAATAATAATGTCGTCCAAAGTGCTTTTTTTGATGTTGTCTGCACTTTTATATGTGGCAAATGATGAAAATCGTACATATAAACACCCCTTTATTATTTATAATAAATATAAAAAAATATAAAAAATAATTACTATAAAATATTATATATAATTATCATTTGATAATCAAACGACAATTTTATGGACGTTCGTATTGATTTTTCATTTCGCCACATTTAGCATGTGATTTGTTGAACATTGTCGAGAAATATCTTAATTTTCTTACAGGAATTTTACATGGCGTAGTGTAATATATCAGTACGGAGTGATTTTGTATCCCTTTAGGAAAGGAAGGATGAACATTTGCTAACGATGAGTCCAACCGATTTGCAGTTGCATTTATTTCACGAAGGAACGTTTTATGAAAGCTATCATTTATTCGGTGCACATCTTGTGAAACGAGACGGGAGAACGGAAACGCGTTTTTGTGTATGGGCCCCACATGCCAAAAAAGTTCGGCTTGTTGGGACATTTAACGATTGGAACGGAGAGGAGCATGAATTAACAAAAATAAACGATCAAGGAGTATGGATGATTGTTGTTCCAGAAAATTTAGAAGGATATTTATATAAATACGAAATTATAACAAAAGATGGACGCACTCTTCTTAAAGCAGATCCATATGCTTTTTATGCTGAAGAACGCCCCCATACAGCCTCTATTGTATATCAGTTGGATGGATACAAATGGAACGATCAAGCGTGGCAAAGAAAAAAGAAGCGAAAGCCTATTTATGAGCAACCGATGTTTATTTATGAAGTTCATTTCGGAACGTGGAAAAAGAAAGAAGATGGGCAATGTTATACATATGCGGAGATGGCAGATGAGTTAATTCCTTATGTTGTTGAGCATGGATTTACTCATATTGAACTGTTACCGCTTGTTGAGCATCCGCTCGATCGTTCATGGGGATATCAAGGAACGGGTTACTATGCTGCAACGAGTCGCTATGGGACGCCCCATGATCTTATGTATTTTATCGATCGCTGTCATCAAGAAGGAATCGGTGTTATTTTAGATTGGGTTCCGGGACATTTTTGTAAAGATGCACATGGGCTATATATGTTTGATGGCGAACCGACGTATGAATATGTGAATATGCAAGATCGGGAAAATATTGTTTGGGGAACAGCTAATTTCGATTTAGGGAAGCCAGAAGTGCACAGCTTTTTAATTTCGAATGCTTTGTTTTGGTTACAATATTATCATATTGACGGTTTTCGTGTAGATGCGGTGGCGAATATGCTTTATTGGCCAAATAGTGACGTATTACATCCAAATCCATATGCCATTTCATTTTTAAAAAAGTTAAACGAAGTTGTCTTTGCTTTTGATCCAAACGTATTAATGATTGCAGAGGATTCAACTGATTGGCCGAAAGTAACAGCACCGACGTACGACGGTGGATTAGGATTTAACTACAAATGGAATATGGGCTGGATGAATGATGTACTAACTTATATGGAAACGGGCATGAGTGAACGAAAACATATGCATCACAAAATGACATTTTCTCTACTTTATGCTTATACGGAAAACTTTATTTTACCTTTATCTCATGACGAAGTGGTACACGGAAAAAAATCGTTGTTGAATAAGATGCCCGGCGATTATTGGGATAAATTCGCCCAACTTCGCTTGCTTTACGGCTATTTTATAACTCATCCAGGAAAAAAACTATTATTTATGGGTGGAGAGTTCGGACAGTTTGATGAGTGGAAAGATTTAGAACAACTCGACTGGGTGCTATTTGATTTTGATATGCATCGAAAAATGGATGATTACGTGAAATCCCTCACGTATTTTTATAAAAAACAAAAAGCACTATACGAATATGATCATGATCCAAATGGGTTTGAATGGATTGATGTGAACAACGCTGAACAAAGTATTTTTTCTTTTATTCGGCGCGGAAAAAAAGAGGAAGATACGCTAATTGTTGTTTGTAACTTTACAAATGTTGTATATGACAATTACAAAATTGGTGTGCCATTTCTGACATCATATCGAGAAGTATTCAACAGCGATGATGTGATGTACGGTGGTGCGGGACATATAAACAAAAAGCCACTTAAGGCATGTGAAGAATCATATCACGGAAAGCCGTACCACATTCGAATGACGATTCCGCCGTATGCTATCACTATTTTACGACCTACAAGAAAAAGAGAAGGGAAGGGAAACCATGGTACGAAAAAAGTGCGTCGCTATGCTACTCGCGGGGGGGCAAGGGAGTAGATTAAGCTCATTAACAAAAAATGTAGCTAAACCGGCTGTTCCGTTTGGGGGAAAGTATCGTATTATTGATTTTACATTAAGTAATTGCGCCAATTCCGGTATTGATACAGTTGGCGTGCTGACTCAATATCAACCGCTAGAGTTAAATACGTATATTGGAATTGGTAGTGCATGGGATTTAGATCGGAAAAATGGTGGGGTAACCGTTCTTCCACCGTATGCTGAATCGTCGGAAATGAGATGGTATAAAGGGACAGCAAATGCGATTTATCAAAACTTAAACTATTTAAAGCAGTATGATCCAGAGCATGTGCTCATTCTTTCTGGTGACCATATTTATAAAATGAATTATGCAGATATGTTGCAATATCATATTGAAAAGAAGGCAGATGTGACGATTTCTGTTATTGAAGTGCCTTGGGAAGAAGCGAGTCGTTTTGGCATTATGAACACAAATGAGGAGATGGAAATTGTTGAGTTTGAAGAAAAGCCAGCTCATCCGAAAAATAATTTAGCCTCCATGGGCATTTATATTTTTAAATGGTCTGTTTTAAAAGAATATTTGGAAATGGACAATCGCAACGATCGTTCGAGTCATGATTTTGGTAAGGATATTATTCCTTTACTTATCGATGAAAAAAAGCGACTTGTTGCCTATCCATTTAAAGGATATTGGAAAGATGTCGGTACAGTAAAGAGTTTATGGGAAGCAAATATGGATTTACT comes from Anoxybacillus flavithermus and encodes:
- a CDS encoding cation diffusion facilitator family transporter, which gives rise to MYDFHHLPHIKVQTTSKKALWTTLLLTAFFTIVEVIGGILSNSLALLSDSAHMASDVIALGLSMIALYLASRPPNKKFTFGYLRFEIIASFLNGLALVVIAVGIFVEGIRRFIHPESIQFSFMLTIATIGFIVNLVLTIVLSRSMKEEENLNVKSALWHFIGDLLSSIGVIISAILIYFTKLYIFDPLISIVIGAIIFIGGAKIVRESYFILMDAVPHQFDIERIRSDILSIEGVEDVHELHIWAISTDHYSLTTHVLINEHIEPFRIVLAINEMLKERYNLSHVTVQVEHPSIHPHGEYGKQFLDKK
- the glgB gene encoding 1,4-alpha-glucan branching enzyme — encoded protein: MSPTDLQLHLFHEGTFYESYHLFGAHLVKRDGRTETRFCVWAPHAKKVRLVGTFNDWNGEEHELTKINDQGVWMIVVPENLEGYLYKYEIITKDGRTLLKADPYAFYAEERPHTASIVYQLDGYKWNDQAWQRKKKRKPIYEQPMFIYEVHFGTWKKKEDGQCYTYAEMADELIPYVVEHGFTHIELLPLVEHPLDRSWGYQGTGYYAATSRYGTPHDLMYFIDRCHQEGIGVILDWVPGHFCKDAHGLYMFDGEPTYEYVNMQDRENIVWGTANFDLGKPEVHSFLISNALFWLQYYHIDGFRVDAVANMLYWPNSDVLHPNPYAISFLKKLNEVVFAFDPNVLMIAEDSTDWPKVTAPTYDGGLGFNYKWNMGWMNDVLTYMETGMSERKHMHHKMTFSLLYAYTENFILPLSHDEVVHGKKSLLNKMPGDYWDKFAQLRLLYGYFITHPGKKLLFMGGEFGQFDEWKDLEQLDWVLFDFDMHRKMDDYVKSLTYFYKKQKALYEYDHDPNGFEWIDVNNAEQSIFSFIRRGKKEEDTLIVVCNFTNVVYDNYKIGVPFLTSYREVFNSDDVMYGGAGHINKKPLKACEESYHGKPYHIRMTIPPYAITILRPTRKREGKGNHGTKKVRRYATRGGARE
- a CDS encoding glucose-1-phosphate adenylyltransferase, which translates into the protein MVRKKCVAMLLAGGQGSRLSSLTKNVAKPAVPFGGKYRIIDFTLSNCANSGIDTVGVLTQYQPLELNTYIGIGSAWDLDRKNGGVTVLPPYAESSEMRWYKGTANAIYQNLNYLKQYDPEHVLILSGDHIYKMNYADMLQYHIEKKADVTISVIEVPWEEASRFGIMNTNEEMEIVEFEEKPAHPKNNLASMGIYIFKWSVLKEYLEMDNRNDRSSHDFGKDIIPLLIDEKKRLVAYPFKGYWKDVGTVKSLWEANMDLLEDTPALNLFDHTWRIYSVNPNEPPQYIAPYAQVKESLVNEGCIVEGHVEHSVLFQGVHIAQGATVKDCVVMPNAVIGKNVYIEKAIVPPNIEIPDGTSIYASSSEMEVILVTEGLLGHFSEREDEKLWEN